The following proteins are encoded in a genomic region of Triticum dicoccoides isolate Atlit2015 ecotype Zavitan chromosome 1B, WEW_v2.0, whole genome shotgun sequence:
- the LOC119310504 gene encoding probable WRKY transcription factor 50, producing MAAVGAAPLLYQQHAQAAGDGYYFSFMSAYFSNGEASSNASSPASSFSAALGATPAIAADPAAQFDISEYLFDEGAFSAALPPVVSVPAVGATAASSAIAVTARSAESAAAAERPRTERIAFRTRSEVEILDDGYKWRKYGKKSVKNSPNPRNYYRCSTEGCNVKKRVERDRDDPAYVVTTYEGTHSHVSPSTIYYASQDAASGRFFVAGTHPPPGSLL from the coding sequence ATGGCGGCAGTCGGAGCGGCACCACTGCTCTACCAGCAGCACGCGCAGGCGGCGGGCGACGGCTACTACTTCTCTTTCATGTCCGCCTACTTCTCTAACGGGGAAGCCAGCTCGAACGCCTCCAGCCCGGCGTCGAGCTTCTCGGCCGCGCTCGGCGCCACACCGGCGATCGCCGCCGACCCCGCGGCACAGTTCGACATCTCCGAGTACCTCTTCGACGAGGGCGCGTTCTCCGCAGCGCTCCCGCCCGTCGTCTCCGTGCCGGCCGTTGGCGCGACTGCTGCAAGTTCGGCGATCGCGGTGACTGCGAGGAgcgccgagtcggcggcggcggcggagcgcccGCGGACGGAGCGCATCGCGTTCCGGACGAGGTCGGAGGTCGAGATCCTCGACGACGGCTACAAGTGGCGCAAGTACGGCAAGAAGTCCGTCAAGAACAGCCCAAACCCAAGGAACTACTACCGGTGCTCGACGGAAGGGTGCAACGTGAAGAAGCGGGTGGAACGGGACCGGGACGACCCGGCGTACGTGGTGACCACGTACGAGGGCACGCACAGCCATGTGAGCCCCAGCACCATCTACTACGCCAGCCAGGACGCCGCCTCCGGCCGCTTCTTCGTCGCCGGCACGCACCCGCCGCCAGGCTCACTGTTGTAG
- the LOC119310515 gene encoding angio-associated migratory cell protein-like, with protein sequence MIRAAAVMSEGSEGEEVFIDDDDIINEIALDEEDLPDQDDDDEQDQDMMDEVEDHSAYAFHGHTDEVFAAACSPVDASLVVSGGKDDRGFLWRIGSAEDVQELPGHNDTVSTVAFSSDGKLVACGSMDGQINVWNTATRTLQGTLEGSESGFEWLKWDLRSHVIIAGSEDFNIWMWNADTNAFVNTFAGHSNTVTCGDFTPDGTLICSGSDDATLRIWDLESAHCRHVVGGHGYHTQGLTCLAITWDSQSVVSGSQDSSVHIVSIKSGQVVGSLVGHTNSVECIGISPRYNWVATGSIDETLIIWDLTHQAIRSICEHDDGVTCLAWIGSSRYVASGCVDGTVRIWDSLSGELARRLSGHRDAVQSLAVSADCNSIVSVSSDNSARVFDVSMFK encoded by the exons ATGATCCGTGCGGCGGCGGTCATGAGTGAAGGCTCCGAAGGGGAGGAGGTCTTCATCGACGACGATGACATCATCAATGAGATAGCCCTGGACGAGGAAG ATCTCCCCGACCAagacgatgatgacgagcaggaccAAGACATGATGG ATGAGGTTGAGGATCATTCAGCATATGCATTTCATGGGCATACAG ATGAGGTATTTGCTGCTGCGTGCAGTCCTGTAGATGCATCACTTGTTGTTTCTGGAGGTAAAGATGACAGAGGGTTTCTTTGGAGGATTGGATCTGCAGAGGATGTTCAAGAGCTGCCTG GACATAACGATACTGTCAGCACTGTGGCTTTCAGTTCAGATGGGAAATTAGTGGCTTGTGGAAGTATGGATGGACAGATAAATGTATGGAATACAGCTACACGAACACTTCAGGGAACCCTTGAGGGCTCTGAATCAGGCTTTGAG TGGCTTAAATGGGATCTGCGAAGTCACGTTATAATTGCTGGATCAGAGGACTTCAACATATGGATGTGGAATGCGGACACCAATGCCTTTGTGAATACATTTGCTGGCCACAGTAACACAGTGACATGTGGTGATTTTACACCTGATG GTACGCTTATTTGTAGCGGATCAGATGATGCAACACTAAGGATATGGGACCTTGAAAGCGCACACTGCAGACATGTTGTTGGAG GTCATGGTTATCATACTCAAGGACTGACATGTTTAGCTATAACATGGGACTCCCAATCAGTTGTTAGTGGCTCTCAGGATAGTTCTGTGCACATCGTGAGCATAAAATCAGGCCAG GTTGTCGGTTCATTAGTTGGCCACACTAATTCCGTCGAGTGCATTGGTATCTCACCGAG GTACAACTGGGTGGCCACAGGGAGCATTGATGAGACTCTCATCATCTGGGACCTCACTCACCAAGCAATTCGATCCATTTGCGAGCATGAT GACGGCGTGACTTGCCTGGCGTGGATAGGTTCGTCGAGGTATGTAGCGTCAGGATGCGTCGACGGCACGGTGCGCATCTGGGACAGCCTCTCTGGGGAGCTGGCTCGCAGACTGAGCGGGCACCGTGATGCCGTGCAGTCGCTGGCCGTCTCCGCTGATTGCAACTCCATTGTCTCGGTCTCCTCGGATAACTCTGCCCGCGTCTTTGACGTATCCATGTTCAAGTAA